A genomic window from Purpureocillium takamizusanense chromosome 2, complete sequence includes:
- a CDS encoding uncharacterized protein (COG:S~EggNog:ENOG503PX50) gives MADRISYVGSGPYCYANCLAMMLGKESPSPAVIEFATSSAFGMQIIGGDVVFFDPFGWDPVACFDAALESAGWASTLVIGADAEDALVRLKQALLQGPVFVGPLEMGLLRHQPEMKGAIGADHYVVVLGITNDGIVEMHDPHGHPYATLPVTDFMASWRAEKLDYGKPYMLRTDFRQVERGISEEDVIRRSLDNARRWLSMEQGPHNMPPYSCGNGEAAERLAQMVEGKTLAKSMRMDLVYFAVRVGARRLADAATCLRRIGRDDAADIATRQARLVGALQHPLVVGDDARAARLLRELAPTYEALRAALG, from the coding sequence ATGGCAGACCGCATCAGCTACGTCGGCTCGGGGCCCTACTGCTACGCCAACTGCCTGGCCATGATGCTCGGCAAGGAGAGCCCCTCGCCAGCGGTCATCGAGTTCGCCACGTCTAGCGCCTTTGGCATGCAAATCATCGGCGGtgacgtcgtcttcttcgaccCCTTTGGCTGGGACCCAGTCGCCTgcttcgacgccgcgctcgagtCTGCAGGCTGGGCGTCCACCCTCGTCATcggggccgacgccgaggacgccctcGTACGCCTCAAGCAAGCCCTCCTGCAGGGTCCTGTCTTCGTGGGACCCTTGGAGATGGGTCTCCTGCGCCACCAGCCCGAGATGAAGGGCGCCATCGGAGCCGACCACtacgtcgtcgtgctgggcatcaccaacgacggcatcgtcgagatGCACGACCCGCATGGCCATCCGTACGCAACACTCCCCGTGACTGACTTCATGGCTTCATGGCGCGCGGAGAAGCTCGATTACGGCAAGCCGTATATGCTGCGCACCGACTTTCGCCAGGTCGAACGCGGCATCAGCGAAGAGGATGTGATCCGGCGGTCGCTCGACAATGCGCGTCGTTGGCTCTCTATGGAGCAGGGCCCGCACAACATGCCGCCATACTCGTGCGGCAACGGCGAAGCGGCCGAGCGGCTGGCGCAGATGGTCGAGGGCAAGACGCTCGCCAAGAGCATGCGGATGGACCTCGTCTACTTTGCCGTTCGCGTAGGGGCGCGCCGGCTGGCCGATGCGGCGACGTGCCTGCGGCGCATCGGGAgggacgacgcggcggacaTTGCGACTCGGCAGGCCAGGCTGgtcggcgcgctgcagcacccgctcgtcgtgggcgacgatgcgcgggcggcgaggctgctgcgggagctggcgCCCACGTACGAGGCGCtgagggcggcgctgggaTGA
- the ATG26 gene encoding Sterol 3-beta-glucosyltransferase (EggNog:ENOG503NV9G~COG:I), which yields MPRPTSPPGADVPVPGGARASADDHDESHRRIAKKLQKRRREEPHAVELPEPLKGDDSDDEVSPNDVASTRGGPMSINMNQSIFGLIAAAGSRVDFNERFDDASSDDEDSEQPARREDLSQTVILQPAASDPTDKSAKRGYKKRLSGHRLLKSFATLPKRKIKSKRESSRLSAPAPESDEQSESSDPSQNPAITIDKEDTRLAPVMSRMLQAQAEMSSRPSFDIERRSLDLRRDDGDDASQLARRLMEIFEFDQPEEVIEEYPCWLLQSVLLQGFLYITTKHICFYAYLPKKANVVAKSGYLSKSGKRNPKYNRYWFRLKGDVLSYYRDSTNLYFPHGHIDLRFGISASIVDREKDGVHFNVVTSHRTYNFRADSAPSAKEWVKSLQRVIFRSHNDGDSVKISLPIGNVIDVEETQMMEFSETCKIRVIDNDETYAIDEYFFSFFSFGREAINVLKILVEDAASNSRTSGKAIAEQESSSASAPASAPVSLGGSKSVSRNDLVVDKIRTSKLPEPVKATLSPMSPQSANPSPRASCELSSRTSLDAFRGLGRRSHEVSGLMQEESPRRSFSGTRRSQSVRRRDEKRRNMLESSDSNLQSSTDDPSYSNLTVSVTDEPSASQILRGSEVFQSPTMRYSPSASPSADAAGPSREPLSVHPPPPHHSATTGHISQFGYHGDFDQRPSTPTLQSITKMGSYPLQRAGAFADYLNKTSKRMSSLLATESMGYVEKVSGMWKGGRKHYDEPAGLRPDEDELEQDSEGKIQTSMERFRAHFALPETERLQATYFGYILRVLPLYGKIYISDRSFCFRSLLPGTRTKLILPLKDVETAHKEKGFRFGYNGLVVVIRGHEELFFEFSQLDVRDDCAVTLLQSLETTKYLKESGILQEEEREEEDSAIAERDALKSARQGEHPEHDVQLPQQTASMANAPTILMDETDGSFLNFKPPNPLKITCLTIGSRGDVQPYIALCKGLLAEGHKPRIATHAEFQGWIESHGIEFAPVAGDPGELMRLCIENGTFTLSFLREANSTFRGWLAELLDSAYQACEGSELLIESPSAMAGIHIAEKLGIPYFRAFTMPWTRTRAYPHAFIMPEHKMGGAYNYMTYVMFDNIFWKATAHQVNRWRNKTLGLPNTGLEKMQPNKVPFLYNFSPSVVAPPLDFSDWIRVTGYWFLDEGDEYQPPQELNDFIKRARADGKKLVYVGFGSIIVNDPAKMTQEVIDAVRKADVRCILSKGWSDRITPKDDTAKPRPDEPEMPPEIYVIKSAPHDWLFRQIDAAAHHGGSGTTGASLRAGIPTIIRPFFGDQYFFASRVEDLGVGVWVKRWGTNSFGRALWEVTRNERMIVKARVLGEQIRKEKGVDLAIQNIYRDLEYATSLIKRKAGKNAQMDTEDDDEDTEESWTFVGSDEPDPDVVTKKLSEGLGGLGMRRDRALGSQAIKGSA from the exons atgccgcgccCTACCTCTCCGCCGGGGGCCGACGTCCCagtccccggcggcgcgcgcgccagcgccgatgACCACGACGAGAGCCACAGGCGAATAGCAAAGAAGCTTCAGAAGAGGCGTCGCGAGGAgccgcacgccgtcgagctaCCGGAGCCGCTAAAAGGCGATGACAGCGATGACGAGGTGTCGCCCAACGATGTCGCGTccacccgcggcggccccatGTCCATCAACATGAACCAGAGCATCTTCGGCCTCATCGCTGCCGCAGGCTCTAGGGTCGACTTCAACGAGCGTttcgacgacgccagcagtgacgacgaggacagcgaACAGCCCGCTAGGCGTGAGGACCTGTCGCAGACAGTCATACTCCAGCCGGCCGCGAGCGACCCGACTGATAAGTCGGCCAAGCGCGGCTATAAGAAGCGTCTCTCAGGACATCGGCTGCTCAAATCGTTTGCTACCCTGCCCAAGCGAAAGATCAAGTCGAAACGCGAGTCAAGTCGTCTGTCCGCTCCCGCACCAGAGTCTGACGAGCAGAGCGAGTCGAGCGACCCCTCTCAGAACCCGGCCATTACGATCGACAAGGAAGACACCCGCCTGGCCCCCGTTATGAGCCGTATGCTGCAGGCCCAAGCCGAAATGTCCAGCCGGCCGAGCTTCGACATAGAGAGACGGTCGTTGGACCTTCGAcgtgacgacggagacgatgcGTCACAGCTGGCGAGGCGGCTCATGGAGATATTCGAATTCGACCAGCCCGAGGAGGTCATTGAAG AGTATCCTTGCTGGTTGTTGCAAAGCGTCCTGCTCCAGGGTTTCTTGTATATTACGACAAAGCACATTTGCTTTTACGCCTACCTTCCCAAGAAGGCT AATGTAGTAGCCAAATCCGGTTATCTTTCCAAGAGCGGCAAGCGGAATCCCAAGTACAATCGCTACTGGTTCCGCTTAAAGGGAGACGTGCTCTCCTACTATCGCGACTCCACCAATCTCTACTTCCCCCACGGTCACATCGACCTTCGCTTCGGCATTTCGGCAAGCATCGTCGACAGGGAAAAGGATGGCGTTCATTTTAACGTGGTCACGAGTCACCGAACCTACAACTTCCGGGCAGacagcgcgccgagcgccaaGGAGTGGGTGAAAAGCCTTCAGCGTGTCATCTTCCGCAGccacaacgacggcgacagcgtcAAGATTTCGCTGCCCATTGGCAATGTGATTGATGTGGAGGAGACGCAGATGATGGAGTTCTCCGAGACGTGCAAGATCCGCGTCATTGACAATGACGAGACTTATGCCATCGACGAG TATTTCTTCTCATTCTTCAGCTTCGggcgcgaggccatcaacgTCTTGAAGATACTGGTCGAAGATGCTGCGTCAAACAGCCGAACGAGCGGAAAAGCAATAGCCGAGCAGGAGAGCTCGAGCGCATCGGCGCCCGCATCAGCTCCTGTCTCACTCGGAGGGTCCAAGAGCGTGAGCCGAAATGACCTCGTAGTAGACAAGATTCGGACGTCAAAGCTTCCTGAGCCCGTCAAGGCGACTCTGTCTCCCATGTCGCCGCAATCGGCTAATCCCAGCCCGCGAGCTAGCTGCGAGCTGTCGTCTCGGACAAGTCTCGATGCCTTCCGTGGACTTGGAAGGCGAAGCCACGAGGTCTCTGGTCTCATGCAGGAGGAGAGCCCTCGGAGAAGCTTTAGTGGTACTAGGAGATCGCAGAGTGTCCGTCGACGGGACGAGAAGCGTCGAAACATGTTGGAATCATCCGACTCGAATCTCCAATCGTCCACGGACGATCCAAGCTACTCGAACCTGACCGTGTCGGTTACCGACGAGCCATCAGCGAGCCAAATTCTGCGAGGCAGCGAAGTGTTTCAGAGCCCGACAATGCGATACTCAccatcggcgtcgccctctgCCGACGCAGCCGGTCCGTCAAGGGAACCGCTGAGCGTgcatccgccgccaccgcatcATTCAGCCACGACGGGTCACATATCGCAATTCGGGTATCACGGGGACTTTGATCAGCGCCCGTCGACCCCGACCCTGCAGAGCATCACAAAGATGGGCTCATATCCCCTTCAGCGCGCTGGTGCCTTTGCCGACTACCTCAACAAGACGAGCAAGCGTATGAGCTCGCTTCTCGCCACCGAATCCATGGGATATGTCGAAAAGGTGTCTGGCATGTGGAAAGGTGGCCGCAAGCACTATGACGAGCCTGCTGGCCTGCGCCCTGATGAAGATGAGCTGGAGCAAGATTCCGAGGGCAAAATCCAGACTTCCATGGAGCGCTTCCGCGCACATTTCGCTCTTCCAGAAACAGAGCGCCTGCAGGCGACGTATTTTGGCTACATCCTCCGTGTCCTCCCGCTGTACGGCAAGATCTACATCAGCGACCGCTCATTCTGTTTTCGCAGCCTGCTTCCCGGCACGCGGACGAAGCTGATCCTTCCCCTTAAGGATGTGGAGACAGCACACAAGGAAAAGGGCTTTCGTTTCGGATACAACGGCCTCGTGGTAGTTATTCGTGGCCACGAGGAGCTTTTCTTCGAGTTCAGTCAACTCGATGTGCGGGACGACTGCGCCGTGACGCTCCTGCAAAGCCTCGAAACCACAAAGTACCTAAAGGAGTCGGGCATACtccaggaggaggagcgcgaagaggaggacTCAGCCATTGCCGAGCGCGATGCTCTCAAGTCGGCACGGCAGGGCGAGCACCCAGAGCATGACGTCCAGCTTCCGCAGCAGACGGCCAGCATGGCAAACGCGCCCACCATATTGATGGATGAGACGGACGGCTCGTTCCTCAACTTCAAGCCGCCGAACCCCCTAAAGATTACTTGCCTGACTATCGGCTCCCGTGGCGATGTTCAGCCGTACATTGCGCTGTGCAAGGGTCTGCTAGCTGAGGGCCACAAGCCTCGCATCGCCACGCACGCCGAGTTCCAGGGCTGGATCGAGTCTCACGGTATTGAGTTCGCGCCTGTCGCCGGAGACCCCGGGGAGCTCATGCGTCTCTGCATCGAGAACGGTACCTTCACCCTCTCCTTCCTGCGTGAGGCCAACTCGACGTTCCGGGGGTGGTTGGCAGAGCTGTTGGACTCGGCGTACCAGGCGTGCGAGGGGTCCGAGCTGCTCATCgagtcgccctcggccatggccggcatCCACATcgccgagaagctgggcATTCCATACTTCAGGGCCTTCACCATGCCATGGACACGAACCAGGGCCTACCCGCACGCGTTCATCATGCCCGAGCACAAGATGGGTGGCGCCTACAACTACATGACCTATGTCATGTTTGACAATATCTTTTGGAAAGCGACGGCTCACCAGGTCAACCGGTGGCGCAACAAGACCCTGGGCTTGCCAAACACGGGACTGGAGAAGATGCAGCCCAACAAGGTTCCATTCCTTTACAACTTCAGCCCCAGCGTCGTTGCCCCGCCGCTAGACTTTTCAGACTGGATCCGCGTCACAGGCTACTGGTTCCTGGACGAGGGGGACGAGTACCAGCCACCCCAGGAGCTGAATGACTTTATCAAGCGGGCCCGAGCggacggcaagaagctcgtGTATGTGGGCTTCGGGTCCATCATCGTAAATGACCCGGCCAAGATGACCCAGGAAGTCATCGACGCGgtgcgcaaggccgacgtGCGTTGCATTCTCTCCAAGGGATGGTCGGACCGCATCACGCCCAAggacgacacggccaagCCGCGCCCAGATGAGCCCGAGATGCCCCCTGAAATATACGTGATCAAGTCTGCGCCCCACGACTGGCTGTTTCGACAGAttgacgccgcggcgcaccACGGTGGGTCAGGCACGACGGGCGCCAGCTTACGCGCGGGCATCCCGACCATCATTAGGCCCTTCTTTGGCGATCAGTACTTCTTCGCCAGCcgcgtcgaggacctcggcgtTGGCGTGTGGGTGAAGCGATGGGGCACCAACAGCTTCGGCCGTGCCCTGTGGGAGGTAACGCGCAACGAACGCATGATTGTCAAGGCCCGcgtgctcggcgagcagATTCGCAAG GAAAAGGGCGTTGACCTCGCGATCCAGAACATCTACAGGGATCTCGAGTACGCGACCAGTCTGATCAAGCGCAAGGCGGGCAAGAACGCGCAGATGGATAcggaggacgatgacgaggataCCGAGGAGAGCTGGACCTTTGTGGGGTCCGATGAGCCGGACCCGGACGTGGTGACCAAGAAGCTGAGCGAGGGGCTGGGCGGCTTGGGCATGCGGCGGGACAGGGCCCTGGGCAGCCAGGCGATCAAGGGCAGCGCCTAG
- a CDS encoding uncharacterized protein (COG:S~EggNog:ENOG503PABC~TransMembrane:1 (i95-115o)) — MGWFKKTKDAGKEPPKYEHAVNAPAAAPAASAAGGLGGGEGVAARDAGESAAAAAADDASSVDHVADAKKPKEKLTRRQKLRNQQQKVKAHCRRFWLWYLIGTIIFLAILLPIVFKVIVPAIVQAILNSQDLPVHSGALQALTPERTILSLNTSLDTPLPVNIDTLPLYLYNHDTEPYSPFVTLTLPKQRVSGDTPAIITNQTVVVANETELVRWFDRVFVQDEVELSVRADPTIHLGELTSTPHLDKTIKLPGLNNLKGFGITELTVMLPPQDGKNIKGMLNLPNSGVLTLQLGNVTLNLLSGRIRLGEITIHNLNLPPGNNSCAFEGMLFLDTLGPNLATILADQAAPLGRGVIELNATGNATVVNGVHIPYIEKVLNTKKLTTSISVVTLLSDVLSGVVAGAGNGTSSGNNLIDVLGDVLGNSTFLGHVIEHWNTTAGGGGSGGGGGSNNNAANVKRAAQRGSMVWTMLKLGMKMKRAQGL; from the exons ATGGGCTGGTTCAAGAAGACAAAGGACGCTGGCAAGGAGCCTCCCAAGTATGAGCACGCGGTGAACGCgccggctgcagcgccggcggcgtctgctgcgggtggcctcggcggcggcgaaggcgtggcggcccgcgacgctggcgagagcgcagcagcagcagcagccgacgatgcctcgtccgtcgaccacgtcgccgacgcaaagaagcccaaggagaagctcacgcggcggcagaagcTGCGCAACCAGCAACAAAAAGTCAAGGCGCACTGCCGCCGCTTCTGGCTGTGGTACCTCATTGGCACCATTATCTTTCTGGCCATTCTGCTGCCGATTGT GTTCAAGGTAATCGTGCCAGCCATCGTCCAGGCCATCCTCAACTCGCAGGACCTCCCCGTGCACAGCGGCGCCCTCCAGGCCCTCACGCCCGAGCGCACCATCCTCTCGCTCAACACGTCGCTCGACACGCCCCTGCCCGTCAACATCGACACGCTGCCGCTGTACCTGTACAACCACGACACGGAGCCGTACTCGCCGTTCGTCACCCTCACGCTGCCCAAGCAGCGCGTCAGCGGCGACAcccccgccatcatcaccaaccagaccgtcgtcgtcgccaacgagaCGGAGCTCGTCCGCTGGTTCGACCGCGTCTTCGTccaggacgaggtcgagctgTCCGTCCGCGCCGACCCAACCAtccacctcggcgagctcacCTCCACGCCGCACCTCGACAAGACCATCAAGCTCCCCGGGCTCAACAACCTCAAGGGCTTCGGCATCACCGAGCTCACCGTCATGCTCCCGCCCCAGGACGGCAAGAACATCAAGGGCATGCTCAACCTGCCCAACTCGGGCGTCCTGACGCTCCAGTTGGGCAACGTGACGCTCAACCTTTTGTCGGGCAGGATCCGCCTCGGCGAAATCACAATCCACAACCTCAACCTCCCGCCCGGCAACAACTCATGCGCCTTTGAAGGCAtgctcttcctcgacacCCTCGGCCCCAACCTCGCcaccatcctcgccgaccaggccgccccgctcggccgcggcgtcatcgagctCAACGCGACGGGCAACGCCACCGTTGTCAACGGCGTGCACATCCCGTACATCGAGAAGGTGCTCAACACCAAGAAGCTCACCACGTCCATCTCTGTCGTCACGCTGCTGAGCGATGTCCTgagcggcgtcgtggccggcgccggcaacggcaccagCTCCGGCAACAATCTCATCGACGTCCTCGGAGACGTCCTCGGCAACTCGACCTTCCTGGGCCATGTTATCGAGCACTGGAACACgacagctggcggcggtggcagtggcggcggcggcggctccaacAACAACGCTGCCAACGTCAAGAGGGCTGCGCAAAGAGGCTCCATGGTATGGACTATGCTCAAGCTGGGCATGAAGATGAAGAGGGCCCAGGGGTTATGA
- a CDS encoding uncharacterized protein (EggNog:ENOG503PHPI~SECRETED:SignalP(1-20~SECRETED:cutsite=ADA-VP~SECRETED:prob=0.6196)) gives MRFFNFMLAAMAPVSLVADAVPRTMSPQELDLEELLVKHNLALVPRSELTDALTELNGLLRRQQQQQHNAPIFPRQNSSGGNSNNQPLDLKGLGLGDLGNVLGGIGDLGKLLGDLPDLIKAITQLLTPEFIKGFHDAMIYLAELLRPPIAGIGRNIITKAEPLINLLGELDLKGLIDQIKDVDLASLVKGVLKLLTDGNIKNIEGLLTNGAALLTPTFVNETQSLIGEASPLIDLIKDIDLKGLVDALKPLLTKEQVEGIGKLLNNAESLLTPKFVNQTQSLIGEASPLIDMLMDIDLKGLLDALKPLLTKEQVEGIGKLLTNAENLLTPKFVNQTQSLIGEASPLIDMLMDIDLKGLLDSLKPLLTKEQVEGIGQLLKNAEALLTPKFVNETQALIGEASPLIDMLMDVDLKGVLESLKPILKKESIDGIVTLLKNAEDLLSKETVDQLKVILKSAKPLLDKLDKIDLDGILDALEPLLTKESIQGIVDLLKNAENLLTKETVDQLKGLLKSAKPLLDKLGELDLKGILDALEPLLTKESVQGLVNLLKNAEDLLGQETVSQIKTLLKSAKPLLDKLDKIDLDGILSALEPLLTKESIKGIVGLVGNAENLLTGQFVNQTKTLIGDALPLVSSLKGLDLEDLLKQVGPLLQMLGKLDLEGILESLAPLLTKDSIKGIVGLLDNAELLLTGKFVNQTQTLIGDALPLITSLRGLDLQDLLKQIGPLLKMLGKIDLEGILESLSPLLTKDSIKGIVGLLGNAENLLTSKFVNQTQTLIGDALPLVSALGDIDLQDLLKQIGPILKILGKLDLEGILETLAPLLTKDSIGGIVGLLGNAEDLLTSKFVNQTHTLIDGAVPLVGALDKIDLPKLIDQLKPLLDVLDEIDIKSLVKQIKPLLDAVGEIDLPGLIKKLAPILNGLKDIDLKAIFDALKPLLTADTIDGVVDLLDNAEHLLTDKFVNETQSLIGDAAPLLKQLRKIDLEGLINLVEPLLESLKDVDLKGLFKAIKPLLDALNKIDIKGIVDQITPFITPESVKGILKLVANAEDLLSATFVEQTTELIGDATPLVATISDFVHAIFKSLMGP, from the exons ATGCGTTTCTTCAACTTCATGCTGGCGGCTATGGCCCCCGTCAGCctcgtggccgacgccgtgccgcggaccatgtcgccgcaggagctcgacctcgaggagctcctcgtcaAGCACAACCTGGCCCTCGTGCCCCGGTCAGAGCTCACAGACGCCCTCACGGAGCTCAATGGCCTGCTGCggagacagcagcagcagcaacacaaCGCCCCCATCTTCCCGCGGCAAAACAGCTCCGGGGGCAATAGCAACAACCAGCCCCTGGATCTCAAGGGCCTCGGACTCGGCGACCTGGGCAATGTCCTCGGCGGGATTGGCGATCTCGGCAAGCTTCTAGGCGATTTGCCCGATCTGATCAAGGCCATCACCCAGCTTCTCACGCCCGAGTTCATCAAAGGGTTCCACGACGCCATGATCTACCTCGCAGAGCTGTTGCGGCCGCCAATCGCCGGCATTGGCCGtaacatcatcaccaaggcGGAGCCGCTCATCAACCTccttggcgagctggacctcAAGGGCCTGATAGACCAGATCAAGGATGTCGACCTCGCCAGTCTCGTCAAGGGCGTTCTCAAGCTCCTCACAGACGGCAACATCAAGAACATTGAGGGCCTGCTCACCAATGGCGCTGCCTTGCTGACGCCGACATTCGTCAATGAGACACAGTCGCTCATTGGCGAGGCTTCGCCACTCATCGACCTCATCAAGGACATTGACCTCAagggccttgtcgacgcGCTGAAGCCGCTCCTGACCAAGGAACAGGTCGAGGGCATTGGAAAGCTGCTCAACAACGCCGAGAGTCTGTTGACGCCTAAATTCGTCAACCAGACGCAGTCTCTGATTGGAGAGGCCTCGCCTTTGATCGATATGCTTATGGATATCGACCTCAAGGGTCTGCTCGATGCCCTCAAGCCTCTCTTGACAAAGGAACAGGTCGAAGGCATCGGCAAGCTGCTGACCAATGCCGAGAACCTATTAACGCCTAAGTTTGTCAACCAGACGCAATCGCTGATTGGAGAGGCGTCGCCGTTGATTGATATGCTTATGGATATTGACCTCAAGGGTCTATTGGATTCTCTAAAGCCTCTCCTCACAAAGGAACAGGTCGAGGGCATTGGACAGCTGCTAAAGaacgccgaggcgctgctgacGCCCAAGTTCGTCAACGAGACGCAAGCCCTCATCGGAGAGGCGTCTCCTCTCATTGACATGCTCATGGACGTTGACCTTAAGGGAGTTCTCGAATCCCTCAAGCCCATTCTCAAAAAGGAGTCTATCGACGGCATTGTCACCTTGCTTAAGAACGCAGAGGATCTGCTCAGCAAGGAAACGGTTGACCAGCTCAAGGTCATTCTCAAGTCTGCCAAGCCtctcctcgacaagctcgacaaGATTGATCTAGACGGCATTCTCGATGCGCTGGAACCACTCCTTACTAAGGAGTCGATCCAGGGGATTGTGGATCTGCTCAAGAACGCAGAGAATCTCCTTACCAAGGAGACGGTCGATCAGCTCAAGGGCTTGCTCAAGAGTGCTAAGCCTCTTCTGGACAAGCTGGGCGAGCTCGATCTGAAGGGCATCCTTGATGCACTTGAACCACTGCTCACAAAGGAGTCCGTCCAGGGCCTCGTCAATCTACTTAAGAATGCCGAAgatcttcttggccaggaAACAGTCTCGCAAATCAAGACACTCCTCAAGAGCGCTAAGCCGCTGCTTGATAAGCTTGACAAGATTGATTTGGATGGCATCCTCAGCGCATTGGAGCCCCTTCTCACCAAGGAGTCGATCAAGGGCATTGTCGGCTTGGTGGGCAATGCTGAAAACTTGCTTACCGGCCAATTTGTCAACCAGACCAAGACCCTTATCGGAGACGCGCTGCCTCTCGTATCCTCTCTCAAGGGTCTAGATCTGGAGGATCTTCTCAAGCAG GTCGGCCCGCTGCTTCAGATGCTCGGCAAGCTTGACCTGGAGGGCATTCTCGAGTCGCTCGCACCTCTTCTCACCAAGGACAGCATCAAGGGCATCGTTGGCCTCCTTGATAACGCAGAGCTCTTGCTTACTGGCAAATTCGTCAACCAGACGCAGACCCTTATCGGCGACGCGTTGCCGCTTATTACCTCCCTGCGTGGTCTCGACCTCCAAGATCTGCTCAAGCAAATTGGCCCGCTGCTTAAGATGCTAGGCAAGATCGACTTGGAAGGCATACTGGAGTCTCTATCTCCCCTGCTCACCAAGGACAGCatcaagggcatcgtcggcctgctTGGCAACGCCGAGAATCTCCTCACGAGCAAATTCGTCAACCAGACTCAGACTCTTATTGGTGACGCTCTTCCTTTGGTGTCTGCATTGGGCGACATCGACCTACAGGACCTACTCAAGCAAATTGGTCCCATCCTCAAGATCCTCGGAAAGCTTGACCTCGAAGGCATCTTGGAGACTCTGGCGCCTCTCCTCACAAAGGATAGCATCGGCGGTATTGTTGGCTTGTTGGGCAACGCCGAGGATCTGCTCACGAGCAAGTTTGTGAACCAGACACATACGCTCATCGAcggtgccgtgccgttggttggcgccctcgacaagATTGATCTACCCAAGCTCATTGACCAGCTCAAGCCGTTGCTCGATGTGCTCGACGAGATTGACATCAAGAGCCTGGTCAAGCAGATCAAGCCTCTCCTTGACGCTGTGGGCGAGATCGACCTGCCCGGTCTGATCAAGAAGCTGGCGCCTATCCTGAATGGTCTTAAGGACATCGACCTCAAGGCCATATTTGATGCCCTCAAGCCGCTCCTCACAGCCGATACAATCGACGGAGTCGTTGACCTTCTCGACAACGCCGAGCATCTCTTGACGGACAAGTTCGTCAACGAGACGCAGAGCCTCAttggcgacgccgctccTTTGCTCAAGCAACTGCGCAAGATCGATCTCGAAGGCCTCATCAACCTGGTGGAGCCCCTGCTGGAATCGCTCAAGGACGTGGACCTCAAGGGTCTCTTCAAGGCCATCAAGCCGCTCCTAGATGCGCTCAACAAGATCGACatcaagggcatcgtcgaccaGATCACCCCGTTCATCACGCCCGAAAGCGTAAAGGGCATCTTGAAGCTGGTGGCCAACGCCGAAGACCTGTTGTCTGCCACATTCGTGGAGCAGACGACAGAGTTGATAGGCGACGCGACACCT CTCGTGGCGACGATATCCGACTTTGTGCACGCCATCTTCAAGTCATTGATGGGCCCTTAG
- a CDS encoding uncharacterized protein (EggNog:ENOG503NWBF~COG:Q): protein MQRRKDLYPPTSEKFADPDMFSPERWECWTPKSWHYVPFNGGPRICIGQNFALTEMAFMLVRLLQKYERLEYRGDWPAQYYKMEIVGRPGQGVPVALYEAAT, encoded by the exons ATGCAACGTCGTAAAGATCTATACCCTCCCACGTCCGAAAAGTTTGCGGATCCAGACATGTTCAGCCCAGAGCGATGGGAGTGCTGGACTCCAAAGTCTTGGCACTACGTGCCGTTTAACGGTGGGCCACGGATCTGCATTGGACAGAACTTTGCCCTCACTGAGATGGCCTTTATGC TGGTGCGACTCTTGCAAAAGTACGAGAGACTCGAGTATCGCGGTGACTGGCCCGCCCAGTACTATAAGATGGAGATCGTGGGGCGTCCCGGCCAAGGCGTCCCTGTGGCTCTGTACGAGGCTGCGACGTGA